The following DNA comes from Camelina sativa cultivar DH55 chromosome 14, Cs, whole genome shotgun sequence.
CCTCGAATAGTGATAACGACAGATCTCAACCGTTGGATTTAGACAAGACCTTTGATGTGCCCCATGCCTCTGTGTGTTTTTCATGAATTACACTTGTCTCCCactcttaaaagttaaaaccctcTCCCTCGATCAGAGTCTCTTTATGTCCCGCcaattgataaaaaataataatagtttaaTACCATAAATTAGGGTTCACGAAGCTCTTTAATTTAatcgtcctcctcctccgctcTTCTGTATCTTTCTTCCCAAATTCCTCCAGGTGAATCTCcttgaaaaaaaatctcttgGATTCATCTGTTTAATTTTACGCCTAATTTGGTTGATTCGATTACAGAATGGCCGATGAAGAAGATGCTCTCTCTCAATTCAACATATCGAAAGAGGTAAAAACAGATTCTTCaaattttgggaattttttcGCTTTCGATTTTGCTTCAACAAATTAAGGATTTTTGATTGAAATTGTAGGAAACGGATAAGCTAGTATCAGAGGTGATAAGATTCATACTGTTCAAGTCACACCAAACCTCAGGTTGTCCaattaaaagagaagatttGACTCAGATTGTTACTAAGAACTATCGCCAGCGTAATCTCGCCACACACGTCATCAAACGAAGCCAAGAACAAGCTCTCTAATGTCTTTGGTTACGACTTAAAAGAGCTTCAACGCTCTCGTGCTTCTTCTAATGCTCAAACTAGGCTTCCTCCTCAGTCACAGagtaagatgatgatgatgatgaaccgtCTTTGATTTAGATTTGGATTAgcttaaaaaatgtttttgatttttttcgaTCAATACAGGTTCTGTTGACTCTAAATCGTATGTGCTTGTTAGTCAATTGCCGATTGAAACGTTTAGGAAGTACGTTGTGGATGAAACCACGAGTCCTTTGACTGGCTTCACCTTTGCTGTTCTTGCCATTGTGCAACTTGCAGGTGGTAAAATCCCTGAAGGTATGCCTTCTATGTACCGTTATTACAATTCTAAGGAT
Coding sequences within:
- the LOC104742022 gene encoding LOW QUALITY PROTEIN: melanoma-associated antigen 8-like (The sequence of the model RefSeq protein was modified relative to this genomic sequence to represent the inferred CDS: deleted 1 base in 1 codon); translation: MADEEDALSQFNISKEETDKLVSEVIRFILFKSHQTSGCPIKREDLTQIVTKNYRQRNLATHVINEAKNKLSNVFGYDLKELQRSRASSNAQTRLPPQSQSSVDSKSYVLVSQLPIETFRKYVVDETTSPLTGFTFAVLAIVQLAGGKIPEETLWHHLKRMGLHEGDEHNPVFGNNKQTLETNQTDWC